The following are from one region of the Fusarium verticillioides 7600 chromosome 1, whole genome shotgun sequence genome:
- a CDS encoding oxidoreductase, with the protein MTTQNFKNEKDIPVSHQDFPGTEREMPNPKATRDEVPEAGGNSRTYQGSGKLKGKKALITGGDSGIGAASALLFGREGVSDIVIAYLPEEEKDAQDTKKQVENEGAKVHLISLDLSKQENCKKLVDFAVEKMNRIDILFNNAAYQMMVQDIKDLPEEQWIHTFNINIHSFFYISKYALPHMKAGATIINNASINAYIGRPDLLDYTSTKGAIVSFTRGLSNQYVSKGIRVNAVAPGPVWTPLIPATMDDEAQKQFTSPMGRPAQPSEIATCVVFLASSDSSCVSGQTIHCNGGTVVNG; encoded by the exons ATGACGACTCAAAACTTCAAGAATG AGAAGGATATTCCCGTCTCTCACCAGGACTTCCCTGGCACTGAGAGGGAGATGCCCAACCCCAAAGCCACTCGTGACGAAGTACCTGAGGCCGGCGGCAATTCGAGGACATACCAAGGCTCTGGAAAGCTCAAAGGCAAAAAGGCACTGATCACAGGAGGCGACAGCGGCATTGgtgctgcttctgctcttctgttcGGTCGAGAGGGCGTTTCGGATATTGTCATCGCCTATTTAccagaggaggagaaagatgccCAGGACACTAAAAAGCAGGTTGAGAACGAGGGTGCCAAGGTCCATCTTATCTCTCTTGACCTCTCTAAGCAAGAGAACTGCAAGAAACTTGTTGACTTTGCCGTGGAGAAAATGAATAGAATTGATATTCTGTTCAACAATGCAGCTT ACCAGATGATGGTCCAGGATATTAAAGACCTTCCCGAGGAGCAATGGATTCATactttcaacatcaacatccactccTTCTTCTATATCTCCAAATACGCCCTCCCTCACATGAAGGCCGGAGCAACGATTATCAACAATGCTTCCATCAACGCCTACATCGGCCGCCCTGATCTCCTCGACTACACATCCACAAAGGGTGCGATCGTTTCATTCACACGAGGTCTCAGCAATCAATATGTCAGTAAGGGCATTCGTGTAAATGCTGTCGCTCCTGGACCCG TTTGGACACCTCTCATCCCCGCCACAATGGACGACGAAGCGCAGAAGCAGTTCACAAGCCCCATGGGACGACCTGCTCAGCCATCAGAGATTGCTACATGCGTGGTCTTCCTGGCGTCGAGTGATAGCTCGTGTGTTAGTGGACAGACCATCCACTGCAATGGCGGTACCGTCGTCAATGGTTAA